Proteins encoded by one window of Salarias fasciatus chromosome 1, fSalaFa1.1, whole genome shotgun sequence:
- the marveld3 gene encoding MARVEL domain-containing protein 3 isoform X2 — translation MPERGRHDQRSDAYAEHRSRDRHYPPSADHSLYEGQGWNQRPREMEDRGSAGDRRAKENRQRVMTTASHRSNDASVYHSEREYYEEHRPALYNLRYILTARGLCQLMELFLNLLIVICAGVPYSNDGGYRDLASLGGIYHYHFGGAGAFTGADAERVKRLDREFHQLKRPPYVFTMAFGGVLMIYACAMLGLGIFRVPYRYPPTLLVEALLNLLIGLGYIPALAFYLIKLQETYDSPICKEREQMYKSKGHKGFGCQYHGADIAGALFAVLGVFVFIFGAVLAVRAFRSVRELKKQRTNEDNF, via the exons ATGCCCGAGAGGGGAAGACATGACCAAAGGAGTGACGCCTATGCAGAGCATAGGAGCAGGGACCGCCACTATCCCCCCAGTGCAGACCACTCTCTGTATGAGGGCCAAGGCTGGAACCAAAGGCcgagagagatggaggacagaggcTCTGCTGGTGACAGGAGGgccaaagaaaacagacagaggGTTATGACAACCGCCTCTCACAG GTCCAACGATGCCTCAGTTTATCACTCTGAAAGGGAGTATTATGAAGAGCACAGACCAGCTCTCTACAATCTCAGATACATCCTCACAGCGAGAG GTCTTTGTCAGCTCATGGAGCTGTTTCTGAATCTGCTCATTGTGATCTGCGCCGGAGTGCCGTACAGTAACGACGGGGGCTACCGCGACCTGGCCAGCCTCGGTGGAATCTACCATTACCACTTTGGAGGAGCGGGGGCCTTCACAGGAGCCGACGCCGAGCGCGTCAAGAGGCTGGACCGAGAATTCCATCAGCTCAAACGGCCACCGTACGTCTTCACCATGGCCTTCGGTGGAGTTTTAATGATCTATGCCTGTGCCATGCTTGGTCTGGGGATTTTCAGAGTCCCTTACCGTTACCCCCCAACGCTGctggtggaggctctgctgaaTCTTCTGATTGGCCTCGGTTATATTCCAGCACTGGCCTTCTACCTGATTAAACTGCAGGAAACTTATGACAGTCCCATCTGTAAGGAGCGGGAGCAGATGTACAAAAGCAAAGGGCACAAGGGCTTTGGGTGCCAGTACCACGGAGCAGACATCGCTGGAGCTCTTTTTGCAGTGCTGGGggtctttgttttcatctttggTGCAGTTTTAGCAGTCAGAGCTTTCAGGTCGGTGCGAGAGCTTAAAAAGCAAAGGACAAATGAGGATAATTTTTAA
- the marveld3 gene encoding MARVEL domain-containing protein 3 isoform X1: MSILFLCRQRKMPERGRHDQRSDAYAEHRSRDRHYPPSADHSLYEGQGWNQRPREMEDRGSAGDRRAKENRQRVMTTASHRSNDASVYHSEREYYEEHRPALYNLRYILTARGLCQLMELFLNLLIVICAGVPYSNDGGYRDLASLGGIYHYHFGGAGAFTGADAERVKRLDREFHQLKRPPYVFTMAFGGVLMIYACAMLGLGIFRVPYRYPPTLLVEALLNLLIGLGYIPALAFYLIKLQETYDSPICKEREQMYKSKGHKGFGCQYHGADIAGALFAVLGVFVFIFGAVLAVRAFRSVRELKKQRTNEDNF, encoded by the exons ATGTCCATATTGTTCTTGTGCCGACAGAGGAAGATGCCCGAGAGGGGAAGACATGACCAAAGGAGTGACGCCTATGCAGAGCATAGGAGCAGGGACCGCCACTATCCCCCCAGTGCAGACCACTCTCTGTATGAGGGCCAAGGCTGGAACCAAAGGCcgagagagatggaggacagaggcTCTGCTGGTGACAGGAGGgccaaagaaaacagacagaggGTTATGACAACCGCCTCTCACAG GTCCAACGATGCCTCAGTTTATCACTCTGAAAGGGAGTATTATGAAGAGCACAGACCAGCTCTCTACAATCTCAGATACATCCTCACAGCGAGAG GTCTTTGTCAGCTCATGGAGCTGTTTCTGAATCTGCTCATTGTGATCTGCGCCGGAGTGCCGTACAGTAACGACGGGGGCTACCGCGACCTGGCCAGCCTCGGTGGAATCTACCATTACCACTTTGGAGGAGCGGGGGCCTTCACAGGAGCCGACGCCGAGCGCGTCAAGAGGCTGGACCGAGAATTCCATCAGCTCAAACGGCCACCGTACGTCTTCACCATGGCCTTCGGTGGAGTTTTAATGATCTATGCCTGTGCCATGCTTGGTCTGGGGATTTTCAGAGTCCCTTACCGTTACCCCCCAACGCTGctggtggaggctctgctgaaTCTTCTGATTGGCCTCGGTTATATTCCAGCACTGGCCTTCTACCTGATTAAACTGCAGGAAACTTATGACAGTCCCATCTGTAAGGAGCGGGAGCAGATGTACAAAAGCAAAGGGCACAAGGGCTTTGGGTGCCAGTACCACGGAGCAGACATCGCTGGAGCTCTTTTTGCAGTGCTGGGggtctttgttttcatctttggTGCAGTTTTAGCAGTCAGAGCTTTCAGGTCGGTGCGAGAGCTTAAAAAGCAAAGGACAAATGAGGATAATTTTTAA